DNA sequence from the Alphaproteobacteria bacterium genome:
TCGGCAAAGCCGCTGATGATCGTATCCGCGCCGAGAGAGGCCGCGAAATCCATCTTATCCACCTGCGCGGTGTTGATGAAGACGAAAGGCGGCCCGCCCGCGCTGTAGGAATGAATGTCGAGCAGATAATCGCACTGCGCCAGAATCGGGCACAGGATATTGCCGAGCCGCGCCTCATAGCAGTCCGGCTCGTCCTGCGGCAGCAAATTGCGGTTCAGGTTGCGCTCGGTATAGCGCACGCCCTGCGCATAGGCGCGGGGATTGCAGACCGGCACGAACGTCAGATGCCCGCGCAGCAGTTCGATCTTGCCCTGCTCGATTTCGGGGATGATTCGCTTGATTCCCTCGACGCCGCAAGTCTCGTTGCCATGGACGCCGCCCGTCACCAGCAAGCGTGGGCCCGGCGTTTCGGCGTGAAAGGATACGGTTTTGATCATGATCAGAACGCGCCTTCGCGAGCTTCCGCGACGCGGCGGACATGGATGCGCGAAGCCTTTTTCTCGATTTGAGCCAGATCATAATTAAGCTGCAGCCGCAGCCAGAATCCCGCCGTGCTGCCGAACGCCTTGGAGAGGCGCACCGCCATTTCCGGCGACAGGCCCGCCCTGCCGTTCAAGATACGGGAAAGCGTCGTGCGCGTCACGCCCAGCGCCGCCGCCGCCGCCGTGACGTTTAGCTTCAGGCCATCGATGATGTCCCGCACGATCGCGCCGGGATGGGATGGATTTTTCATCGGCATGGAATCTCTCCTTAATGATAATCTTCCAGATCCACATCATACGCCGTACCGTGGGCGAACCTGAAAGTGATGCGCCAATTCGCCCTGACCGTGACGGCGAAAACGCCCTTCCTGTCACCAGTCAAGGCATGGAAGTGAAAGGTCGGCAAATTCATTTCCTCCGGCGTCTCCGCCGCATCCAGCGACGTCAGCAGCACGCCGATCTTCTTAGCCTGGTCAGGACGCAAACCGCTGCGGTCGCCGTTTTCATAAAACCGTCTTAAGCCCTTGTGCTTGAAGCCCTCGATCATGGCCTATCCGCATCCTATCCGTATAGTGAGGCGTTACACGATGCAAGTCAAGAAAAATCACGCCAGCAGGCGCGGGCCCGGCGTTTCGGCATGGAAGGATATGGTCTTGATCATGCTACTGTCCGATTTTTGGCAATGACGGATTGATAGATGCGCTCGCGCCAGGGATGGCTGCCATCCTTCATATATCTAGCCAAATCCGTATCGGCGGCAAAGCGGCTTTCGCGGTAGGTCGGGCCGTCGGTCGCTGCGCCCCATTTTCTCTTAAAATTACGCAGAGAGTCCGTTTCCGAATAGCCGACATGCAATCGGCGCAATGTCCGGGCCTGCCCCCAGGCGATCATGGCGGCGAACACGGCATCCGCCGCGCGCGACCCGGTTTCTTTCACGTAAAATCCGATCGGCATCGAAGCCGCTTCGACGTTGATCAGGGATAGAACCGCATACCCTTTCAGGATGCCGTCCTGCCGCGCCTCCGCCAGATAAATATTGGGATTTTTCATCAAGG
Encoded proteins:
- a CDS encoding type II toxin-antitoxin system RelE/ParE family toxin produces the protein MIEGFKHKGLRRFYENGDRSGLRPDQAKKIGVLLTSLDAAETPEEMNLPTFHFHALTGDRKGVFAVTVRANWRITFRFAHGTAYDVDLEDYH
- a CDS encoding HigA family addiction module antitoxin, producing MPMKNPSHPGAIVRDIIDGLKLNVTAAAAALGVTRTTLSRILNGRAGLSPEMAVRLSKAFGSTAGFWLRLQLNYDLAQIEKKASRIHVRRVAEAREGAF
- a CDS encoding succinylglutamate desuccinylase/aspartoacylase family protein, which gives rise to MIKTVSFHAETPGPRLLVTGGVHGNETCGVEGIKRIIPEIEQGKIELLRGHLTFVPVCNPRAYAQGVRYTERNLNRNLLPQDEPDCYEARLGNILCPILAQCDYLLDIHSYSAGGPPFVFINTAQVDKMDFAASLGADTIISGFAEALAGSTRQSGDPVNWSVGTTEYAQMHGAIVTTLECGQHKDPAGPDIAYQAILRALGFLGMIATQQKPAAKPRHVLMKLVFYRDDDGKFAKPWKHLERVGPGELIATCANGEEFRAPAQGGVIVLPHAETPLGQEWFYLGSEAG